One genomic window of Corynebacterium massiliense DSM 45435 includes the following:
- the uvrA gene encoding excinuclease ABC subunit UvrA: MAERLVVRGAREHNLKGVDIDIPRDKMVVFTGLSGSGKSSLAFDTIFAEGQRRYVESLSSYARMFLGQMDKPDADYIDGLSPAVSIDQKSTNHNPRSTVGTITEIYDFLRLLFSRAGTPHCPECDAVIESQTPQQIVDTVLDNEEKLKFQVLAPVARKRKGEFVDLFADMAAQGFSRVRVDGEVHQLTDPPKLKKQIKHDIDVVVDRLQVKASQKQRLTDSVETALRLADGLVTIDYVDQPELSHTFSEKASCPNGHTLTVEEYEPRAFSFNSPFGACPACDGLGTRLEVDEELIVPDPDAPAEEAVQPWHSSPNSKYFRRLVAGLGNALDFDPRTPVSKLTKKQREALIYGTEEKVRVRYKNRYGRMRDWTAPFEGAVGFIHRKLETTDSDSQKDRLLQYTRRVPCNVCHGTRLKKEILSVRLASESHGEQSIAGLSALSIEDASEFLNSLQLGHREEIIAGAVLKEIQSRLHFLIDVGLTYLSLDRGASTLSGGEAQRIRLATQIGSGLAGVLYVLDEPSIGLHQRDNQRLINTLKRLRDIGNTLIVVEHDEDTIRQSDWLVDIGPRAGEYGGEIVYQGEPAGIEKVKDSLTGQYLSGEKVLGVPDKRRPVDHDRVLKVVGAHENNLKDIDVEIPLGVLVCVTGVSGSGKSTVVNQILAKTLANDLNRARQVPGRAKRVEGTDQLDKLVQVDQSPIGRTPRSNPATYTGVFDKIRHLFADTQEAKVRGYKPGRFSFNVKGGRCEACRGDGTIKIEMNFLPDVYVPCEVCGGARYNRETLEVHYKGKNIAEVLNMPISEAAEFFEPITSIHRYLDTLVDVGLGYVRLGQAATSLSGGEAQRVKLASELQKRSNGRTIYILDEPTTGLHFEDIRRLMLVIQGLVDKGNTVLIIEHNLDVIKAADWLVDMGPEGGSGGGTVVAQGTPEDVAKVDASHTGQYLKGMLG; encoded by the coding sequence GTGGCGGAGCGGTTAGTTGTGCGCGGCGCACGTGAGCACAACCTCAAAGGGGTAGACATCGACATCCCACGCGACAAGATGGTCGTGTTCACCGGGTTGTCCGGATCCGGCAAGTCGTCGCTGGCCTTCGACACCATCTTCGCTGAAGGTCAGCGCCGCTACGTGGAATCGCTGAGCTCCTACGCGCGGATGTTTTTGGGCCAGATGGACAAGCCCGACGCCGACTACATCGATGGCCTCTCGCCGGCCGTGTCCATCGACCAAAAGTCCACCAACCACAACCCGCGGTCCACGGTGGGCACCATCACCGAGATCTACGACTTTTTGCGTCTGTTGTTCTCCCGCGCCGGCACGCCGCACTGCCCGGAGTGCGACGCGGTCATCGAGTCGCAGACGCCGCAGCAGATTGTGGACACGGTCCTGGACAACGAGGAGAAGCTCAAGTTCCAGGTGCTCGCTCCGGTGGCCCGCAAGCGCAAGGGCGAGTTCGTGGATCTTTTCGCGGACATGGCGGCCCAGGGCTTTTCCCGCGTGCGCGTCGACGGCGAGGTTCACCAGCTCACGGACCCGCCGAAGCTGAAGAAGCAGATCAAGCACGACATCGACGTGGTGGTCGACCGCCTCCAGGTGAAGGCCTCGCAGAAGCAGCGCCTGACCGACTCGGTGGAAACGGCGCTGCGGCTTGCCGATGGCCTGGTCACCATCGACTACGTCGACCAGCCGGAGCTTTCCCACACCTTCTCCGAAAAGGCCTCGTGCCCGAACGGGCACACACTCACGGTCGAGGAGTACGAGCCGCGCGCCTTTTCGTTCAACTCACCCTTCGGTGCCTGCCCGGCCTGCGACGGCCTGGGCACTCGCCTCGAGGTGGACGAGGAGCTCATCGTCCCGGACCCGGACGCGCCGGCGGAAGAGGCGGTGCAGCCGTGGCACTCGAGCCCGAACTCGAAGTACTTCCGGCGCCTGGTCGCGGGCCTGGGCAACGCGCTCGACTTCGATCCGCGCACCCCGGTGAGCAAGCTGACCAAGAAGCAGCGCGAGGCGCTTATCTACGGCACCGAAGAAAAGGTCCGCGTCCGTTACAAGAACCGGTACGGGCGCATGCGTGACTGGACCGCCCCGTTCGAGGGCGCGGTGGGCTTTATCCACCGCAAGCTGGAGACCACCGATTCCGACTCGCAGAAGGATCGCCTGCTGCAGTACACCCGCCGGGTCCCGTGCAACGTGTGCCACGGCACGCGGTTGAAGAAGGAGATCCTGTCGGTCCGGCTGGCCTCGGAATCGCACGGCGAGCAGTCCATCGCGGGTCTGTCGGCGCTGTCCATCGAGGATGCCTCGGAGTTTCTGAACTCGCTGCAGCTGGGCCACCGCGAGGAGATCATCGCCGGGGCAGTGCTCAAGGAGATCCAGTCGCGGCTGCACTTTCTTATCGATGTCGGCCTGACCTACCTGAGCCTCGACCGCGGCGCCTCCACGCTGTCGGGTGGCGAGGCTCAGCGCATTCGCCTGGCCACCCAGATCGGCTCGGGCCTGGCCGGCGTGCTCTACGTGCTGGACGAGCCGTCCATCGGCCTGCACCAGCGCGACAACCAGCGGCTCATCAACACGCTGAAGCGCCTGCGGGACATCGGCAATACGCTCATCGTGGTCGAACACGATGAGGACACCATCCGCCAGTCCGACTGGCTGGTGGATATCGGTCCGCGTGCCGGTGAGTACGGCGGCGAGATCGTCTACCAGGGCGAGCCCGCCGGCATCGAGAAGGTGAAAGATTCGCTGACCGGGCAGTACCTGTCGGGGGAGAAGGTCCTGGGCGTGCCGGACAAGCGCCGCCCGGTGGACCACGACCGGGTACTCAAGGTCGTGGGCGCACACGAGAACAACCTCAAAGACATCGACGTGGAGATCCCGCTCGGCGTCCTGGTGTGCGTGACCGGCGTGTCCGGCTCCGGCAAGTCCACGGTGGTCAACCAGATCCTGGCGAAGACTCTGGCCAACGATCTCAACCGTGCCCGCCAGGTGCCGGGGCGCGCCAAGCGCGTGGAGGGTACCGACCAGCTGGACAAGCTGGTCCAGGTGGATCAGTCGCCCATCGGCCGCACCCCGCGGTCGAACCCGGCGACGTACACGGGTGTCTTCGACAAGATCCGCCACCTGTTCGCCGACACTCAGGAGGCCAAGGTCCGCGGTTACAAGCCGGGGCGTTTTTCCTTCAACGTCAAAGGCGGGCGCTGCGAGGCGTGCCGCGGCGACGGCACGATCAAGATCGAGATGAACTTCCTGCCGGACGTCTACGTCCCGTGCGAGGTGTGCGGCGGCGCGCGCTACAACCGCGAGACGCTGGAGGTGCACTACAAGGGCAAAAACATCGCCGAGGTGCTCAACATGCCCATCTCCGAGGCCGCCGAGTTCTTCGAGCCGATCACCTCGATCCACCGCTACCTGGACACGCTTGTCGATGTCGGCCTGGGCTACGTCCGCTTAGGCCAGGCCGCGACCAGCCTGTCCGGCGGCGAGGCGCAGCGCGTCAAGCTCGCCTCCGAGCTGCAGAAGCGCTCGAATGGCCGGACCATCTACATCCTGGACGAGCCGACCACTGGCCTGCACTTCGAGGATATCCGCCGCCTCATGCTGGTCATCCAGGGTCTGGTGGACAAGGGCAACACGGTGCTCATCATCGAGCACAACCTCGACGTGATTAAGGCGGCCGACTGGCTGGTAGACATGGGGCCCGAGGGCGGCAGCGGTGGCGGAACCGTCGTCGCCCAAGGCACGCCGGAAGACGTGGCGAAGGTGGACGCGTCCCACACCGGGCAGTACCTGAAGGGGATGCTGGGTTAG
- the infC gene encoding translation initiation factor IF-3: MRFTLLDLGDTIAAEPRINDRIRVPEVRLIGPEGEQVGVVRTDDARKVAYEADLDLVEVAPKAKPPVVKIMDYGKYKYEQGQKAREARKNQQQTVVKEQKFRPKIDEHDYETKKGNVVRFLEKGSKVKVTIMFRGREQSRPELGFRLLERLADDVAEYGAIQTKPKQDGRNMTMVLAPIRKGKKK, from the coding sequence ATACGTTTCACCCTTTTAGACCTAGGAGACACAATCGCTGCTGAGCCTCGCATCAATGACCGCATCCGAGTGCCGGAGGTCCGACTCATCGGACCGGAAGGTGAACAAGTAGGGGTAGTTCGCACCGACGACGCCCGAAAGGTTGCGTACGAAGCCGATCTGGACCTGGTGGAGGTCGCCCCCAAGGCGAAGCCACCGGTAGTCAAGATCATGGACTACGGCAAGTACAAGTACGAGCAGGGACAGAAGGCTCGCGAGGCTCGCAAGAACCAGCAGCAGACTGTCGTCAAGGAACAGAAGTTCCGTCCGAAGATCGACGAGCACGACTACGAAACGAAAAAGGGTAACGTCGTTCGCTTCCTGGAGAAGGGCTCCAAGGTCAAGGTGACGATCATGTTCCGTGGCCGCGAGCAGTCCCGCCCGGAACTTGGCTTCCGCCTGTTGGAGCGCCTAGCTGACGATGTCGCCGAGTACGGCGCCATCCAGACCAAGCCGAAGCAGGACGGGCGGAACATGACCATGGTCTTGGCGCCCATCCGCAAGGGCAAGAAGAAGTAG
- the rpmI gene encoding 50S ribosomal protein L35, with amino-acid sequence MKQKTHKGTAKRFKTTGKGKLRREQANRRHLLEHKPSKRTRRLKGSVDVARADRKRVKRLLGKA; translated from the coding sequence ATGAAGCAGAAGACTCACAAGGGCACTGCCAAGCGCTTCAAGACGACCGGCAAGGGCAAGCTGCGCCGCGAGCAGGCAAACCGCCGCCACCTGCTGGAGCACAAGCCGTCCAAGCGCACCCGCCGCCTCAAGGGCTCCGTGGATGTCGCCCGCGCTGACCGCAAGCGTGTCAAGCGCCTGCTGGGCAAGGCCTAA
- the rplT gene encoding 50S ribosomal protein L20: MARVKRSVNGKKKRRAIMKSAKGYRGARSRRYRVAKEQWLHSMTYAYRDRRKRKGEFRKLWIQRINAAARMNDITYNRLIHGLRLAEIEVDRKILADLAVNDFETFSTLCESAKAALPEDVNAPQAA; the protein is encoded by the coding sequence GTGGCACGAGTAAAGCGGTCTGTTAACGGTAAGAAGAAGCGCCGCGCAATTATGAAGTCCGCCAAGGGCTACCGTGGTGCGCGCTCCCGTCGCTACCGCGTAGCCAAGGAGCAGTGGCTCCACTCCATGACTTACGCTTACCGCGACCGCCGTAAGCGTAAGGGCGAGTTCCGCAAGCTGTGGATCCAGCGCATCAACGCCGCTGCCCGCATGAACGACATCACCTACAACCGTCTCATCCACGGCCTGCGCCTGGCTGAGATCGAGGTCGACCGCAAGATCCTCGCCGACCTTGCCGTCAACGACTTCGAGACCTTCTCCACCCTGTGTGAGTCCGCCAAGGCCGCACTGCCGGAGGATGTCAACGCTCCGCAGGCTGCGTAA
- a CDS encoding TrmH family RNA methyltransferase has translation MALDFEQAFTERTPRIVNAAKLHRAGQRRKAKAFLVEGENAVDAAVSTGAAKDLFVTERAAERFSEVVTAAGYMDVYIHPITDKAAKSLSDTATTTGLFAVCDPVLWKAGKILAGGPDLVTVPVETAEPGNAGTLIRTSDALGADGVIFAGETVDPLGCKVARASAGSLFHIPVARETNIKDVLGQLRSRQMQVLATAPDGEAELADVDLTAPTAWLFGNEAHGLGELQAEADVRVRIPLRGRAESLNLATAAAICLYESAQAQAEARAAE, from the coding sequence ATGGCACTCGACTTCGAACAGGCTTTTACGGAACGGACCCCGCGCATCGTCAATGCGGCAAAACTGCACCGCGCAGGCCAGCGGCGCAAGGCGAAAGCCTTCCTCGTGGAGGGGGAGAACGCGGTCGATGCCGCCGTGTCCACGGGCGCTGCGAAGGACCTGTTTGTCACGGAGCGAGCGGCGGAACGCTTTTCGGAGGTAGTGACAGCCGCGGGCTACATGGACGTCTACATCCACCCGATTACGGATAAAGCAGCAAAGTCGCTGAGCGATACCGCGACCACGACTGGGCTTTTCGCGGTGTGCGACCCGGTTCTGTGGAAGGCCGGGAAGATCCTCGCTGGAGGTCCTGATCTAGTTACCGTGCCGGTGGAGACTGCGGAGCCGGGAAATGCCGGCACGCTGATCCGCACCTCGGACGCGCTCGGGGCTGACGGCGTTATTTTCGCCGGCGAGACCGTGGACCCGCTGGGCTGCAAGGTGGCGCGGGCATCGGCAGGCTCGCTGTTCCACATCCCCGTCGCGCGCGAAACCAACATCAAGGACGTGCTCGGGCAGCTGCGGTCACGGCAGATGCAGGTGCTGGCCACCGCCCCGGACGGGGAGGCCGAGCTTGCCGATGTCGACCTCACCGCCCCCACCGCCTGGCTCTTCGGTAACGAAGCCCACGGGCTGGGCGAGCTGCAGGCGGAGGCGGACGTGCGGGTGCGCATCCCGCTGCGGGGGCGTGCGGAATCGCTCAACCTCGCGACCGCCGCGGCCATCTGTCTGTACGAGTCGGCACAGGCGCAGGCCGAAGCGCGGGCGGCGGAATAG
- the pheS gene encoding phenylalanine--tRNA ligase subunit alpha: MSDTPEIELTEAALGAAADKAIADFDAATSLEELAAARRDHLGDGAYIPKARQSLGTIPKDQRKDAGRVVNMARGRVEKHFAGVKQELEEKARAEQLAAETVDVTIPTTRTQTGALHPITALSERIADIFIGMGWEIADGPEVEAEYFNFDALNFLPDHPARTLQDTFHVSDKDSLQVLRTHTSPVQVRTMLEREVPLYIACPGRVFRTDELDATHTPVFHQVEGLAVDKGLTMAHLRGTLDHLAKVLFGPETKTRMRTNYFPFTEPSAEVDVWFPNKKGGAGWIEWGGCGMVNPNVLRAVGVDPEEYTGFAFGMGLERTLQFRNGLTDMRDMVEGDVRFTLPFGVQA; encoded by the coding sequence GTGTCGGATACACCCGAGATTGAACTGACCGAAGCCGCCCTGGGCGCCGCCGCGGACAAGGCGATTGCGGATTTCGATGCCGCGACCAGCCTGGAAGAACTCGCCGCCGCGCGCCGCGATCACCTAGGCGATGGCGCCTATATCCCGAAGGCTCGCCAGAGCCTCGGTACCATCCCGAAAGACCAGCGCAAAGACGCCGGTCGGGTGGTCAATATGGCCCGCGGGCGGGTGGAAAAACACTTCGCAGGCGTCAAGCAGGAGCTCGAGGAAAAGGCCCGCGCCGAGCAACTGGCGGCCGAGACGGTGGACGTCACCATCCCGACTACCCGCACCCAGACCGGCGCGCTACATCCGATTACGGCGTTGAGCGAGCGCATCGCCGATATCTTCATCGGTATGGGCTGGGAAATCGCCGATGGCCCGGAGGTGGAGGCGGAGTACTTCAACTTCGACGCCTTGAACTTCCTGCCGGATCACCCGGCCCGCACCCTGCAGGACACCTTCCACGTGTCTGACAAGGACTCTCTCCAGGTGCTGCGCACCCACACCTCGCCGGTGCAGGTGCGCACAATGCTTGAGCGCGAGGTGCCGCTCTACATCGCGTGCCCCGGCCGCGTGTTCCGCACTGACGAGCTGGATGCGACGCACACCCCGGTCTTCCACCAGGTTGAGGGCCTTGCGGTGGATAAGGGCCTGACCATGGCGCACCTGCGCGGCACGCTAGACCACCTGGCCAAGGTGCTTTTCGGCCCGGAGACGAAGACGCGGATGCGCACCAATTACTTCCCGTTCACTGAGCCGAGCGCCGAGGTGGACGTCTGGTTCCCCAACAAGAAGGGCGGCGCCGGCTGGATCGAGTGGGGTGGCTGCGGCATGGTCAACCCGAACGTCTTGCGCGCGGTGGGCGTGGATCCGGAAGAGTACACCGGCTTTGCTTTCGGCATGGGGCTGGAGCGCACGCTGCAGTTCCGCAACGGACTGACCGATATGCGCGACATGGTCGAAGGCGACGTTCGCTTCACGCTGCCGTTCGGCGTGCAGGCTTAA
- the pheT gene encoding phenylalanine--tRNA ligase subunit beta → MLISQSWVTNLLQRGGNPDFSVSSAELDSAYVRVGFETEGYAALPEIEGPLVIGRVDEIEELTGFKKPIRYCQIDVGEANGTGEKQGIICGARNFRLGDHVVVALPGAVLPGGFEISARKTYDHISAGMMCSAAELGMAAGSAGIITLADTVGEPGADARPLIGMDDTVFDVNITPDRGYALSARGLVRELASSFDLQFTDPADDAAVAGIDTQAVPAADDAAPVQQVDLRPETKAQRFGLRKVTGIDPDARTPFWMERELMLSGQRPVSLPTDVTNYVMLLLGQPMHAFDAQRIEGDLTVRRAAAGEKFETLDHVERELDAEDVVIADSERIQSLAGVMGGTTSEITDATTDVLFEAATWDPITVARTSRRHKLSSESSRRFEREVDPAIVEVALDYACALLAELADGTIEAGRTLIGEVPQAESISLAADKPARYAGVDYSRETVVRRLREVGCEVGDADDRLTVTPPTWRGDLTMDVDLIEEILRLEGLEDIPCVLPTPSGGRGLSPRQRRRRAVGHSLAYSGYAEVLPSPFMANDTADAWGLAADDARRNAVTVQNPLEADKATLATTLLPDMLEAVSRNVARGRSDLALYGLQQVAFRRAAASPMLDVRTRPDDAEVAELVGTLPAQPLHVATVGVGNIEHSGPWGEGRAYSYADAIESARVVARACGLELEVAAADELPWHPGRCAALKAGGEVVGCAGELHPQVLKKLNLPPRTCAMELDLSALPMEENFPAPALSAYPALHQDIALVVDESIPAEDVRAVLREGAGDLLEDVTVFDVFRGDQLGADKKSLAFQLVFRAADRTLTDEEANEHRLAAAELAKERLGAEMRA, encoded by the coding sequence ATGCTCATTTCACAAAGTTGGGTCACCAACCTGCTGCAGCGGGGCGGCAACCCGGATTTCTCGGTAAGCTCCGCGGAGCTCGATAGCGCCTACGTGCGCGTTGGGTTCGAAACCGAGGGCTATGCGGCCCTGCCCGAGATCGAGGGGCCGCTGGTCATCGGCCGCGTGGACGAAATCGAGGAGCTGACCGGTTTTAAAAAGCCGATTCGCTACTGCCAGATCGACGTGGGCGAGGCCAACGGCACCGGGGAAAAGCAGGGCATTATCTGCGGCGCCCGCAACTTCCGCCTCGGAGATCATGTCGTGGTGGCCCTGCCGGGTGCGGTACTGCCCGGTGGGTTCGAGATCTCTGCGCGCAAAACCTACGACCACATCTCCGCCGGCATGATGTGCTCGGCCGCTGAGCTGGGGATGGCGGCTGGTTCCGCGGGCATCATCACGCTCGCGGATACGGTGGGTGAGCCGGGCGCCGATGCCCGCCCGCTCATCGGCATGGATGACACCGTCTTTGACGTCAACATCACCCCGGACCGCGGCTACGCGCTTTCCGCACGTGGCCTGGTGCGCGAACTCGCCTCGTCGTTTGACCTGCAGTTCACGGATCCGGCCGACGATGCGGCTGTGGCGGGCATCGACACGCAGGCGGTCCCCGCGGCCGACGACGCCGCACCGGTCCAGCAGGTAGACCTGCGCCCGGAGACGAAGGCGCAGCGTTTCGGCCTGCGCAAGGTGACCGGCATCGACCCGGATGCGCGCACACCGTTCTGGATGGAGCGCGAGCTCATGCTCAGCGGCCAGCGCCCGGTGAGCCTGCCCACCGACGTGACCAACTACGTCATGCTGCTGCTTGGCCAGCCGATGCACGCCTTCGATGCCCAGCGCATCGAGGGTGATCTCACGGTGCGCCGGGCGGCGGCGGGGGAGAAGTTCGAGACCCTCGACCACGTCGAGCGCGAGCTGGACGCCGAGGACGTCGTCATCGCGGACTCCGAGCGCATTCAGTCGCTCGCCGGTGTGATGGGAGGCACGACCTCTGAAATCACCGATGCGACCACCGACGTGCTCTTCGAGGCCGCTACGTGGGATCCCATCACCGTGGCCCGCACCTCGCGGCGGCACAAGCTGTCGTCGGAGTCCTCCCGCCGTTTTGAGCGCGAGGTGGATCCGGCCATCGTCGAGGTGGCCCTGGACTATGCCTGCGCGCTGCTCGCCGAGCTTGCCGACGGCACCATCGAGGCAGGCCGCACCCTTATCGGCGAGGTCCCGCAGGCCGAGTCGATTTCCCTCGCTGCGGACAAGCCCGCGCGCTATGCCGGCGTGGACTATTCCCGCGAGACCGTTGTACGCCGTCTGCGCGAGGTGGGCTGCGAGGTCGGCGACGCCGACGACCGCCTCACCGTCACCCCGCCGACGTGGCGCGGTGATCTGACCATGGACGTCGACCTCATCGAGGAAATCCTGCGCCTGGAGGGGCTGGAGGACATCCCGTGCGTGCTGCCCACTCCGTCCGGCGGCCGGGGACTGAGCCCGCGCCAGCGCCGTCGGCGTGCGGTGGGGCACAGCCTGGCGTACTCGGGCTACGCCGAGGTGTTGCCGAGCCCCTTCATGGCCAACGACACCGCGGACGCATGGGGGCTTGCCGCCGACGACGCACGCCGCAACGCCGTCACGGTGCAAAACCCGTTGGAGGCCGACAAGGCGACGCTGGCGACCACGCTGCTGCCGGACATGCTCGAGGCCGTCTCGCGCAACGTGGCCCGGGGCCGGTCCGATCTCGCACTGTACGGGCTGCAGCAGGTGGCGTTCCGGCGTGCCGCTGCCTCCCCGATGCTCGATGTCCGCACCCGGCCGGACGATGCAGAAGTCGCCGAGCTTGTGGGCACGCTGCCGGCGCAGCCGCTGCACGTGGCCACCGTCGGAGTGGGCAACATCGAGCACTCCGGCCCGTGGGGCGAGGGGCGCGCGTATTCGTACGCGGATGCGATCGAGTCTGCCCGCGTGGTCGCCCGCGCCTGCGGTCTGGAACTTGAGGTGGCCGCGGCGGACGAGCTGCCGTGGCACCCGGGCCGCTGCGCCGCGCTGAAGGCGGGCGGCGAAGTGGTCGGTTGTGCCGGCGAACTGCACCCGCAGGTGCTGAAGAAGCTCAATCTGCCGCCGCGCACCTGTGCCATGGAGCTGGATCTTTCCGCGCTGCCGATGGAAGAGAACTTCCCGGCGCCCGCGCTGTCCGCCTACCCGGCGTTGCACCAGGACATCGCCCTCGTCGTGGACGAGTCGATCCCGGCAGAGGACGTCCGCGCGGTGCTGCGCGAAGGGGCGGGCGACCTGCTCGAGGACGTCACGGTCTTCGACGTCTTCCGCGGAGACCAGCTCGGCGCCGACAAGAAGTCACTGGCCTTCCAGCTGGTCTTCCGCGCGGCTGATCGCACGCTGACCGACGAAGAAGCTAACGAGCACCGCCTGGCGGCCGCGGAGCTGGCCAAGGAGCGCTTGGGTGCAGAAATGCGCGCGTAG
- a CDS encoding amino acid permease, with product MSSQPTPHESSKHVFSSEDSGLQKGMGRRQLQMIAMGSAIGTGLLLGTGGRLEVAGPFLAVLYLICGFFGYLILRALGELICYRPSSGSFVSYAREFYGEKQAFVTGWLYWGNWAMTLVADGTAVALYIKWFGQYFGWINSIPQWLLTLGVVGFTLLFNMVSVKIFGELEFWFSLIKIVGLSVFMLIAIGVVIFGHPAGSPTGFSLIGDAGGWLPNGLLPAIVVVQGVVFAYAGIELVGTTSGETKDVEKHVPKAVNSVLFRIFFFYFGSVLLLTLVLPYTEYVEEVSPFVTFFESLGIGAAAPIFQLVLITAALSSLNAGLYSTGRIMYNMSQAGSAPKFGMRMSKSGVPYGGIVMAALVALAGVFLNFIVPEKAFEVVLNLAALGTMASWAAIVLAHMKFVSLAKEGRYTRPHYRTPFGTAGDWATLAFLGVVLVLMAFDYPIGTWSLVASVALIPIFAAMWFAWRGRIARIAEERRTKHLSTSSFPVAATGSLRLRPSRERPTRELIAQKLPRRRRK from the coding sequence ATGAGTTCACAACCAACTCCGCATGAATCGAGTAAGCACGTCTTTTCTTCTGAGGACTCCGGTCTCCAGAAGGGGATGGGCCGCCGACAGCTACAGATGATTGCCATGGGTTCGGCCATCGGTACCGGTCTTTTGCTGGGTACCGGTGGCCGCCTTGAGGTAGCCGGTCCGTTCCTCGCCGTGCTCTACCTCATTTGTGGATTTTTCGGATACCTCATTCTCCGGGCTCTGGGCGAGCTCATCTGCTACCGCCCGAGCTCGGGTTCTTTCGTGTCGTACGCCCGCGAGTTCTATGGCGAGAAGCAGGCCTTCGTCACCGGTTGGCTCTATTGGGGCAACTGGGCGATGACCCTGGTGGCGGACGGCACCGCCGTCGCCCTGTACATCAAGTGGTTCGGCCAGTACTTCGGGTGGATCAACTCCATCCCGCAGTGGCTCCTTACGCTGGGCGTGGTGGGCTTTACGCTCCTGTTCAACATGGTCTCGGTCAAGATCTTCGGCGAGCTCGAGTTCTGGTTCTCGCTCATCAAGATCGTCGGCCTGAGCGTATTCATGCTCATCGCCATCGGCGTTGTCATCTTCGGCCACCCGGCCGGCTCTCCCACGGGCTTCAGCCTTATCGGAGACGCAGGCGGGTGGCTTCCTAATGGCCTGCTTCCGGCCATCGTCGTCGTCCAGGGCGTCGTCTTCGCCTACGCCGGCATCGAGCTGGTGGGCACCACCTCCGGCGAGACCAAGGACGTGGAAAAGCACGTGCCCAAGGCGGTCAACAGCGTCCTGTTCCGCATTTTCTTCTTCTACTTCGGCTCCGTGCTGCTGCTGACCCTCGTGCTGCCGTACACCGAGTACGTCGAAGAGGTCTCGCCGTTTGTCACGTTCTTTGAGTCGCTCGGCATCGGGGCAGCGGCACCTATCTTCCAGCTGGTGCTCATCACCGCGGCGCTGTCCTCGCTCAACGCGGGCCTGTATTCGACGGGCCGCATTATGTACAACATGTCGCAGGCGGGCTCCGCGCCGAAGTTCGGCATGCGGATGTCCAAGTCTGGCGTGCCGTACGGCGGCATCGTCATGGCGGCGCTGGTCGCCCTGGCCGGCGTCTTCCTGAACTTCATTGTGCCGGAGAAGGCCTTCGAGGTCGTGTTGAACTTGGCCGCGCTGGGCACCATGGCGTCGTGGGCGGCCATCGTTTTGGCGCACATGAAGTTCGTATCCCTGGCCAAGGAGGGCCGCTACACCCGACCGCACTACCGCACGCCGTTCGGTACGGCGGGTGACTGGGCGACTCTGGCCTTCTTGGGTGTCGTGCTGGTCCTCATGGCCTTCGACTACCCGATTGGCACTTGGTCGCTGGTCGCGTCGGTGGCTCTCATTCCCATCTTCGCGGCCATGTGGTTCGCCTGGCGTGGCCGGATCGCGCGCATCGCTGAGGAGCGACGCACGAAGCACCTGTCCACGTCGAGCTTCCCGGTTGCCGCAACCGGCTCGCTCCGGTTGCGTCCGTCGCGGGAGCGTCCGACGCGCGAGCTCATCGCGCAGAAGTTGCCGCGGCGCAGGCGCAAATAG